Proteins encoded within one genomic window of Glycine soja cultivar W05 chromosome 1, ASM419377v2, whole genome shotgun sequence:
- the LOC114422256 gene encoding uncharacterized protein At2g23090-like: MGGGNGQKAKMAREKNLEKQKAASKGSQLDSNKKAMSIQCKVCMQTFMCTTSEVKCREHAEAKHPKSDVYACFPHLKK; the protein is encoded by the exons ATGGGAGGAGGCAATGGGCAAAAGGCAAAGATGGCACGCGAGAAGAACCTCGAGAAGCAGAAGGCCGCCTCAAAGG GAAGCCAGCTGGATTCAAACAAGAAAGCAATGTCGATTCAG TGCAAGGTGTGCATGCAAACATTTATGTGCACCACATCGGAAGTGAAGTGTAGGGAGCATGCTGAAGCCAAACACCCTAAATCTGATGTTTATGCTTGTTTTCCTCATCTGAAAAAGTGA